Part of the Verrucomicrobiota bacterium genome, TTGGTTCACGTTCTGAAACGGCACGTAATGCACGAAAGGGACGAAGTAGTGCCCAATCTCTTCGTTCTCTTCTTCCAACAGGAGGACTCGGGCGGCAATCGATTCCCAGGCTCGGCCCGTAATAATTCTCGTCGAAGGCGTGCGCGCGCAGAAATTGACCATGATCCGCATCCGGCTCAGGAATGCGCCATACTCCTCGATCGCATCTCCCGCCGGCGATTTGCCTTTCATGTGGCTGGCCAGGAGCAACTGGCAAGGCACTTGACGCTCCCGAATCAACGTACACCACAGTGCCCGGAGATAATTGTAGGAGTAAACGCTGCCCAGAAAGGCGGGTCCGATTGTCCTGGGTTACCGGCCGGACTGGAAGATCGATTCCAGATAAGGGATCGGCGCGGCGAAAAGTTTTTCGGCGTGCGCCTTCGAACTCCGGCGGGACAGCGTTACGTTTTGGTGCCAGACCAAATCGGCGAATTCGCTCACATACTCGACGGCTTCGAGCGTCGCTTTCACCCAGGGATCCGGGTAATACGCGGCGAGTTTGAAGCCGAGCTGGTTCTTCAGTTCGACCAGCGTGTTGCGGTACACCTCGCGGCCAATGTGCGGGGCTGGTTCGACGCGAGCGCAGAGATCGTCAAAAATCACCACGTGCGGCCGCGTGGCGAGCAGGCAGCGCAGCAGATTGTCCAGCGCTTCGTATTGCTGGTCGGGCGTGACTCGGTCCCCCAGGAGAAAGGCGGTCGCCGGAAAGAAGAACACGCGGTAGCCCAGCGCTTTGGCGGATTGCCTCAGGAAGGCAGTCAACTCATGTTCCCGCGTGTCCGACCCGCCGAAGAAGTATTGGCGGAACACCAGAAGAATTCTCGTTTTCGCCGGCTCCGGAAGCCCGGCCGCGGCCGAAGGTTCTCCTGCGCGATACTCCGCGCTGGCGTGCCATTGCTCGAACGCCTCGTTGATGCGGCGGAGAATCTGTTCATCCGAAATCCGAAGCCCGGCGGCCCCTTCGCTGATCCTTCCGGCATAACTTCCGGGTAAAGCGCAGAGCGACGCAAGCGCCCGGCATTTTTCATGATCCGCGTTTTCAAAGCGCGAAAAGAGCCGCAGATAGATGGGGTCAAGAAGCGAATCCATTTCGCTTTCCGGATCGGGTCGGTCTTTGAGCCACCGCCGCGCCTGTTCTGCCGTGCGAGCCGCCGCCGGGAAGTCGTTGCGTTCGACCAGACAGTGAGATCGCCTGATCAAGCCCTCGATGTTTTGCGGGTCCTCCGCAAGAACAAGGTCCCACAACTCCGCTGCCTGTTCCCAGTTCTCGGACTTATGCACGAGGCGCGCCAGGGCCAGAACGGACCGGATTGAAACGGCGGACGCGTTGCGGCTGATGAACGCCGACAGAACCTTGGCCGCTTGCGGCGAGCGGTGCTGTCCGGCCAGGTGCTCCGCAATCCACAGAGCGATGGGTTCGAGCGTCACCCCGGTCTGCGCGGCGCTGTCGGCGCTTTGAGACAGTCGCGACTGGCCGGCCTCACTCATACTGCTGCCAGAGATTCCGTGTGATGCTGTGCGATCAAATCGGATTCAATCTGGCGAACCGCCTGGCCTAAGTCCAGCACTCCCGCTGCAGCGAATCTTCCAAGAATCGGTCTCGGCGAGGACTGGTGCTGCCAGCGCGAGTCGATCCCAGGCAGCGGGAATCTGCAAGTAAGGCGCGACGTGCAGAATTGAATTCTAGTTTGATCCAGCCGGGTCGAAGCCTGTAGAGTCTGCGCCACAACAACAACGCCGGAGCATCAATTTGACAATGAACGACAGATTTAAAGATCGGCCACGCAGTTCGTGGGACGTGGTTCAATTCGCCATCACCTTTTTTGGTTTGCTGATCACCGGGGCTGGAATCGTCTCCACGAGTTCAGCACTGGCAGCCCTCGGCATTCTCCTGGTCGCCTGGGGATTTGGCTATTTCGTGCTCAAGCAGTGGTAGCGTTCGCGCGCCGTTCGACGTTCGGAACGTTGTAACGCTTCAACGCACGAGCCCTTGATCGATCTTGCCAGGTTGAACGGCCTCCCGTCCCGCCGCCCAGGCGCAACCGCGGCGGATCAACTCGGACGTGCCCGCAGATCGAATGGCCCGTTCGTCATGCCCGAGCGGGGTGTGGAAAACTCGGCCGGCTCCATAACGATGCACGAAAGCCATAGGATGATCCTGTTGAGTGACTTTTGACCTCGCGCTCGCCAGAACTTCGACCGAAACGTTGCCCGTCAGACAGGTGTAGAGTTCGTCATCGGTGTCGAAGGACCCCACGCCCCGAGTCACGGGATGATTCGCTTCCAGAATCGAGACCCGAAACGGCCCGCGCGGGTCGTGGCTGTTTTTGCGATCCCACACTTTGCCGGCGAGCGTGGGAAACTCCGGCCAGTCCCGGAAAGCACCGGAGGCAAAGTGCAGCAAGAACAGCCCGCCGCCCCGTTGAACGAAGCTCCGCAAATTCTCCTTCGCCTTGTCGTTTGGGTCGGGCCGCTCCCAATTGCAGAAATGCAGCAAGACGACGTGAAATCGCGAGAGGTCCTGCGAATCGAGCCGATAGGGATCTTCCAGCACCTCGACGCGCAGGCGGCGGTCCTGCGCCAGCACTTCCTTCAGGGCGGGCGTCGTTCGGCGCCAATCGTGCGCCGGATGGTCCATGCCCGTGACAAGGAGGACGCGGATTTCGTCGGCGCCTCGTGAAGCCGCTGGAGCGGCTGTTGCGAAGGGGGCGGATTGACTGATCAGCAAAATCCCCAGCAGCAAGCTCGCGGGGCACCGGCAGTAAATGATTCGAGTCAGACAGACTCTCATGCGGTTTTCAGCTTGGAGCGTTTCTTTATCGGCGCTGCGGGTGCAACGGCTGGCGGGTCGAACGCCGCGGCACGGGTGATTTCCGAGAGCGTCTTCCGCAGCCATTCCAGAGATTTCTCGATCGAAGCGCCGTCGCATTCAATGCTCAAGGCGCCGGCATAATTCCGATTGTGCAACAGCCGCAGGCATTCGCGGATGTTCGCCGCATTCACACCGTCGCCAATCGCGCAGCAGCTCAGGGCAATGCCGGTTTGGCCGCCTCGGACGGCTTCGGCGAGTTCCCGGGAGACATCCTTGATGTGCACGTGGCTGACCTTGTCCAAGAATCGCTTCCGAAAAGCGACCGGATCGCGGCCCGCGATGAAAGTGTTGCCGGTGTCCATGTTCATGCGCAGACAGGGGCTGTCCGCGAACGCCAGCATCTCCGCCATCGTGTCGGGATTGGTCGTGAAGTAACCGTGCGGCTCGATGTTCACGATGATGTTGTGCGCTTCGGCGACGCGGAGGATCTGGCGGTAACTGCGTTTCATCAAAGCCAGCGCTTCGCTGTCGCTGAGTCCTTCCGGCCGATGCAACCCGTCGGTCGTATCGACGCACGGACACCCCGCGTGCGACGCCCAGGCGATGGCATTCGTTACGTAGGGAACGCCCCGCACCGGGCCATCCTCGCCCGACAGCGGATATATGCGGCGTCGATTTGAGAGAACCGCACGCCATATCTTTCCAGATTCCGCCGGACCAGAACCGGATCGTCCAGTAGCGATAGATGCGGGGAGTAGCCCAGGCCTTGCATGAAGCTCACCCCGTCCACCACGCCGCATTCGATGCGGTCCAGTCCGTGGGCTTTGGCCCATTCCAGGCATTTCTCGAACGGCCAATTCGAGGAGTTGAAAGCGTCCGTGTGAAATCCAATCGTCATCATGGGGCAATCCTTTCCAGGCGCCAGGCATCTTCCGCCTGGAGCGTGTAGAGAAACCGGTCGTGCAACCGATGCTCGCGTCCCTGCCAGAATTCGATTTCCTGCGGCTTGACGCGGAAGCCGCCCCAGAACGACGGCATCGGCACTTTGCCTTCGGAGAACTTGCGTTTCGCCTCCTCCCACTTCATTTCCAGGATGGCGCGCGCTGAGATCACTTTGCTTTGCGGAGAAGCCCACGCGGCAAGCTGGCTCGCAAACGGCCGCGAGGCAAAATAAACCATCGATTCCGAAATCGAAACGCGTTCCGCCGTGCCGTTGATGCAGACCTGGCGCTGGAGCGCGAGCCAGGGGAACAGCAGCGATACCTTCGGGTTCTCGCCGATGTGCCGGGCCTTCCGGCTCTCCAGGTTGGTGAAAAACACGAAGCCGCGCGCATCGAAGCTCTTGAGCAGAACTGTGCGCAGAGCCGGTTGTCCGTCGGCTGAGACCGTGGCCAACGTCAGGGCGTTCGGCTCGACGAGTTCCGCCAGGCACGCTTCCTCGATCCACCGGGCGAACTGCTCGATCGGATCTGCGCTCAAGTCTTCCCGGCGCAACGCCCCGCGCTCGTACTCGGCGCGCATTTGAGCCAGACTCGAATTCATAATAGGGCTGCGCGTTAAGTTCGCAAAACCACCCCGGCCATAAATTGATTTGAGTCAACGCAAGCCTGGGTTGGGCTGGCTAGGTTGAGCGCGCAATGCACGACACCCAACCCCTCTATGAAGCGATTCTGACGGGCCAGGCCAAAGAGGCGCGCGCTTTAACCGAACAGGCTCTCGCCGCTGGATTGGATCCGCTCGCCCTGGTCAATGAATGCATGAGCCCGGCGATGGATGAAGTCGGGCGCCGATTCGAGTGCAACGAGTATTTCGTTCCCGAGCTGTTGCTTTCCGCCCGCGCCATGAAGTCCGCGCTCGAACTCATTCGCCCTCTCCTGGCCGCGCGCGGCGCGCAGTCCAAAGGCAGGATCGTGATCGGCACGGTGAAGGGCGATCTGCACGACATCGGCAAGAATCTGGTGGCCGCGCTGCTCGAAGGCGGAGGATTTGAGGTGATTGATCTGGGCGTCAATGTGCCGCCGGAAAAATTCGTTGCCACCGTGCGCGAGAAGGACGCCCAGGTCGTCGCCTTGTCCGCCTTGCTCACCACAACGATGCTTTCGATGAAAACGACGATCGAC contains:
- a CDS encoding glycosyltransferase family 1 protein gives rise to the protein MPCQLLLASHMKGKSPAGDAIEEYGAFLSRMRIMVNFCARTPSTRIITGRAWESIAARVLLLEEENEEIGHYFVPFVHYVPFQNVNQLDAYLRFFERHEAVRQRIVEEAFAWFQRRYSKERVWRNLLEAAFTGRVPRMTLSQPPQLCP
- a CDS encoding ThuA domain-containing protein, which codes for MRRRFDREISGMAAEDALGNHPCRGVRPASRCTRSADKETLQAENRMRVCLTRIIYCRCPASLLLGILLISQSAPFATAAPAASRGADEIRVLLVTGMDHPAHDWRRTTPALKEVLAQDRRLRVEVLEDPYRLDSQDLSRFHVVLLHFCNWERPDPNDKAKENLRSFVQRGGGLFLLHFASGAFRDWPEFPTLAGKVWDRKNSHDPRGPFRVSILEANHPVTRGVGSFDTDDELYTCLTGNVSVEVLASARSKVTQQDHPMAFVHRYGAGRVFHTPLGHDERAIRSAGTSELIRRGCAWAAGREAVQPGKIDQGLVR
- a CDS encoding sugar phosphate isomerase/epimerase; this encodes MPGAWKGLPHDDDWISHGRFQLLELAVREMPGMGQSPRTGPHRMRRGGRGELHARPGLLPASIATGRSGSGPAESGKIWRAVLSNRRRIYPLSGEDGPVRGVPYVTNAIAWASHAGCPCVDTTDGLHRPEGLSDSEALALMKRSYRQILRVAEAHNIIVNIEPHGYFTTNPDTMAEMLAFADSPCLRMNMDTGNTFIAGRDPVAFRKRFLDKVSHVHIKDVSRELAEAVRGGQTGIALSCCAIGDGVNAANIRECLRLLHNRNYAGALSIECDGASIEKSLEWLRKTLSEITRAAAFDPPAVAPAAPIKKRSKLKTA
- the pdxH gene encoding pyridoxamine 5'-phosphate oxidase, which gives rise to MNSSLAQMRAEYERGALRREDLSADPIEQFARWIEEACLAELVEPNALTLATVSADGQPALRTVLLKSFDARGFVFFTNLESRKARHIGENPKVSLLFPWLALQRQVCINGTAERVSISESMVYFASRPFASQLAAWASPQSKVISARAILEMKWEEAKRKFSEGKVPMPSFWGGFRVKPQEIEFWQGREHRLHDRFLYTLQAEDAWRLERIAP
- a CDS encoding cobalamin-binding protein, which gives rise to MHDTQPLYEAILTGQAKEARALTEQALAAGLDPLALVNECMSPAMDEVGRRFECNEYFVPELLLSARAMKSALELIRPLLAARGAQSKGRIVIGTVKGDLHDIGKNLVAALLEGGGFEVIDLGVNVPPEKFVATVREKDAQVVALSALLTTTMLSMKTTIDAIKDAGMRDRVKVLVGGAPVTKKFADEIGADGYSENAAGAVSLARQTMASAA